The window GAAGTTATTGGATTTCCAACATCTGCACAcggaaatttttttggattttttttgcggaggGTAGACTTTCTCGACGTGCACAGCCTTTAAGTTTCGCATGTTTAAaatatctcctttttttctaaacGCATTAACTGGCTTTTCCTTTAGTAATATGTTCCCCATTG of the Plasmodium knowlesi strain H genome assembly, chromosome: 5 genome contains:
- a CDS encoding CDGSH iron-sulfur domain-containing protein, putative, whose protein sequence is MGNILLKEKPVNAFRKKGDILNMRNLKAVHVEKVYPPQKKSKKISVCRCWKSNNFPYCDNAHQKLQQQGVICGPLLLEVRRNNNTTA